One region of Blastocatellia bacterium genomic DNA includes:
- a CDS encoding peptidoglycan-binding domain-containing protein — MSNRWIGRTWLACLLLVSLLASMDAAGAIQQNRPRYGGRQTPVGSGVIPENTVISVRMDSTLTSKSNRVGDRFTATVTVPVIIDGARVIPAGAIVEGHVTQVTPARRMARSGIIAVEFDNLVLPDGSRLALDASLTSDDPEIRRQIDDENRVSGRNDRRTGVFIGGGGVIGAVLGAIGGGAKGAVVGGAAGAGAVIASVLFSKGEEARVPSGTPFGVQLRRTLAIQGGTASDPVATNNRNDNTYPDQRDPVVTDNRAGRQPDETQPERQPRDDRQPIDDRASRRPVEAEPEPEPADTQPSRQPAEPPSSRQPVEPTRHENAPDRDENDSAGAPPPAAAEPLPLNSPEMTRRAQAALRDEGYYEGEVADQWSPRSTNSLKTYQREHKLPESGTLDDATAKNLGLNGARPVSQVKQPQKPSVTRPETRSTQDTLLANVLSATATRAVDGAIYVLMNVQANTGGWRWYGDSVVNGDTLDVYARAVRPTGMVTQALTRGKIELTVREGVQHVRRVVIHSAGADQEIALGRATPAATSNPDSTSSPAGETLANMVRSIQSRAGDLLAEHKRQLGMSGDNSGRSSYSDADVELLFALNSFANAANLYAGFIGNLQDAQSKRQATLDLARQARRTDRTIAVSTSRNASALLPRWDLIRQDVLRLMRMFDISTSDIEN, encoded by the coding sequence ATGAGTAACCGATGGATTGGAAGAACGTGGCTGGCTTGTTTGCTGCTGGTGTCGCTGCTTGCGAGTATGGACGCCGCCGGGGCAATACAGCAAAATCGCCCACGCTATGGCGGGCGACAAACGCCGGTAGGTTCCGGGGTCATTCCTGAAAACACAGTCATTAGCGTGCGAATGGATTCAACGCTGACCTCCAAATCCAATCGTGTCGGCGACCGCTTTACCGCGACCGTTACAGTCCCTGTCATCATTGATGGCGCGCGGGTAATCCCGGCGGGCGCTATCGTCGAAGGCCACGTCACACAGGTGACGCCGGCCCGACGCATGGCCCGCTCCGGAATCATCGCCGTCGAATTCGATAACCTGGTATTACCCGACGGCAGCCGTCTGGCGCTCGATGCGTCGCTGACTTCGGACGACCCTGAGATACGCCGACAGATTGACGACGAGAATCGCGTTTCTGGCCGCAATGATCGGCGGACGGGGGTGTTTATCGGCGGCGGCGGCGTGATCGGCGCCGTGCTTGGCGCCATCGGCGGCGGCGCAAAAGGCGCAGTCGTCGGCGGCGCGGCTGGAGCCGGAGCTGTCATCGCCAGCGTTCTCTTTTCGAAGGGTGAAGAAGCGCGTGTGCCGAGCGGTACGCCTTTTGGAGTCCAGTTGCGTCGCACACTGGCAATCCAGGGCGGAACCGCCAGCGACCCCGTAGCGACCAATAATCGAAATGATAATACCTATCCCGATCAGCGCGACCCTGTGGTGACGGACAATCGAGCCGGGCGGCAGCCGGACGAAACCCAGCCCGAACGCCAGCCCCGTGATGACCGGCAGCCGATTGATGACCGCGCATCCCGGCGGCCTGTGGAGGCCGAGCCAGAGCCGGAACCGGCGGACACACAGCCTTCACGCCAGCCTGCCGAGCCGCCTTCTTCGAGGCAACCGGTTGAACCGACTCGACACGAGAATGCGCCGGATCGTGATGAGAACGATAGCGCCGGCGCGCCACCTCCGGCAGCCGCTGAGCCTTTGCCGTTGAATTCGCCCGAAATGACACGGCGAGCGCAGGCCGCCTTACGCGACGAAGGCTACTACGAAGGCGAGGTTGCCGACCAGTGGTCGCCACGTTCGACGAATTCTCTGAAAACTTATCAGCGCGAGCATAAGCTGCCGGAAAGCGGCACGCTCGACGACGCCACGGCAAAGAATCTGGGACTCAATGGCGCTCGTCCTGTAAGCCAGGTAAAACAACCGCAGAAGCCATCGGTAACGCGCCCCGAGACCCGGTCAACCCAAGACACGCTGCTCGCCAATGTGCTATCGGCGACGGCAACGCGCGCCGTTGATGGCGCAATCTATGTGCTGATGAATGTTCAGGCGAATACCGGCGGCTGGCGCTGGTACGGCGATTCTGTTGTCAATGGCGACACCCTTGACGTTTATGCGCGTGCCGTCCGCCCGACAGGTATGGTGACGCAGGCCCTGACGCGGGGCAAGATCGAGCTCACTGTGCGTGAAGGTGTCCAGCACGTCAGGCGCGTGGTCATCCATTCTGCCGGAGCAGATCAAGAAATCGCGCTCGGCCGCGCAACGCCGGCAGCAACTTCGAATCCCGATTCAACCAGCTCACCGGCCGGAGAGACGCTGGCGAATATGGTCAGGAGCATTCAAAGCCGTGCCGGCGACCTGCTTGCCGAGCATAAGCGACAGCTCGGCATGAGCGGCGACAATAGCGGGCGCTCATCCTATAGCGATGCGGACGTGGAATTATTGTTTGCGCTCAATAGTTTCGCAAACGCCGCCAACCTTTATGCGGGATTCATCGGCAACCTCCAGGACGCGCAAAGCAAGCGACAGGCGACGCTCGACCTGGCGCGGCAGGCGCGCCGCACCGACCGCACGATTGCGGTCTCGACCAGCCGGAATGCCAGCGCGCTGCTGCCCCGCTGGGATCTGATTCGTCAGGATGTCTTGCGGTTGATGCGCATGTTCGACATCAGCACTTCAGATATCGAGAATTGA
- a CDS encoding ATP-binding protein, translated as MARLPRRLFNLTRRTESVVRDVLLVGFLALLALVTILGFTAYRSFVEMEAEVTLIRQTEVSRERVVRRVSETAGKIQSQALTVLANGDQRLLAFAARQRLNDLKAEMDARIVDAKPSAITNTEAWREFEAAFQSYWEKINSPVPVGWFEERERMMNALAALDLLVTEGQLENDKRIEDLGRRERRKEFSVTLLVLAVSSIVALLTLYEIRRILKQLSGAYAESSESRDYLQSLLDSMHSGVIVLTEEGRVETISESFRRQTGLQSAAGQHYTELLAGNDEMVALVARSLSATEQASHYQGRLQGDSGMLLDVFSSPLMLGDTPRGLILVFVDVTEEVRAQTELQRNRALSAIGQMTAQIAHEIKNPLGSIRFAAEVLKRQPEGKSCDLETVAVIERSVDHLATVVAELSDYARPKELQKSPLNLNHLLDEIVPMVADRLAAKGMEIKRQYAKQLPAGQFDETELKKLFLNLIINAIEASEPGKSVELRTNSDGNGQVMVEIVDHGAGMDAETLRRLFEPFYTTKEKGTGLGMAIARKITELHQGELSVRSQKGKGTTATVRLPING; from the coding sequence ATGGCCAGACTGCCAAGACGGCTGTTCAATCTCACAAGGCGAACCGAATCGGTGGTCCGGGATGTCCTGCTGGTTGGCTTCCTGGCGCTGCTCGCGCTGGTCACGATTCTCGGCTTCACGGCCTACCGCAGCTTTGTCGAGATGGAGGCGGAGGTCACGCTGATCCGCCAGACCGAAGTGAGTCGCGAGCGGGTCGTCCGCCGCGTCAGCGAAACCGCCGGGAAGATTCAATCCCAGGCATTGACTGTGCTGGCCAACGGCGACCAGCGGCTGCTGGCGTTCGCTGCGCGCCAGCGGCTCAATGACCTGAAGGCCGAGATGGATGCGCGCATCGTGGACGCCAAGCCTTCGGCCATCACGAACACGGAGGCATGGCGCGAGTTCGAAGCCGCTTTTCAGTCGTATTGGGAGAAGATCAATTCGCCTGTGCCTGTCGGATGGTTCGAGGAGCGCGAGCGCATGATGAATGCTCTGGCGGCGCTCGACCTGCTGGTGACTGAAGGCCAATTGGAGAATGATAAACGCATTGAAGACCTGGGCCGGCGCGAGCGGCGTAAAGAATTTTCGGTGACGCTGCTCGTCCTTGCTGTCAGCAGCATTGTGGCACTTCTAACGCTCTACGAGATTCGCCGCATCCTCAAGCAACTGAGCGGCGCTTACGCCGAAAGCTCAGAGTCGCGCGATTACCTGCAATCCTTGCTCGACAGTATGCATTCAGGCGTGATCGTCCTGACCGAGGAAGGCCGCGTCGAAACGATCAGCGAATCTTTCCGGCGGCAGACCGGCCTGCAATCCGCCGCCGGCCAGCATTATACTGAGCTTCTGGCCGGAAACGATGAGATGGTCGCGCTGGTCGCCCGCAGTTTGTCTGCGACCGAGCAGGCGAGCCATTACCAGGGCCGTTTGCAGGGCGATAGCGGCATGCTGTTGGACGTCTTCAGCTCGCCGCTGATGTTAGGCGATACCCCGCGTGGCTTGATTCTGGTCTTTGTCGATGTGACTGAGGAAGTGCGGGCGCAAACCGAATTGCAACGCAACCGCGCCTTGAGCGCCATCGGCCAGATGACTGCGCAGATCGCCCACGAGATCAAAAACCCGCTCGGCAGCATCCGCTTCGCCGCCGAAGTCTTGAAGCGCCAGCCTGAGGGCAAGAGCTGTGACCTGGAGACCGTCGCTGTCATCGAGCGCAGCGTTGACCACCTGGCAACCGTGGTGGCCGAGCTATCGGATTATGCGAGGCCGAAAGAGTTGCAGAAATCGCCCTTGAACCTGAATCATCTGTTGGACGAGATTGTCCCGATGGTGGCCGACCGGCTGGCGGCAAAAGGTATGGAAATCAAGAGGCAATACGCCAAGCAATTGCCGGCGGGCCAGTTCGACGAGACCGAGCTGAAGAAGCTCTTCTTGAATCTGATAATAAATGCTATTGAAGCCAGCGAGCCAGGCAAAAGCGTCGAGTTGCGCACGAATTCTGACGGCAATGGTCAGGTGATGGTCGAGATCGTTGACCACGGCGCAGGAATGGACGCGGAAACCCTGCGACGCTTATTCGAGCCGTTCTACACGACCAAAGAAAAAGGCACGGGGCTCGGAATGGCCATCGCCCGCAAGATCACTGAGCTACATCAGGGCGAGTTGAGCGTCCGCAGCCAAAAGGGGAAGGGAACCACCGCCACTGTGCGATTGCCGATCAACGGCTAA
- a CDS encoding SMC family ATPase produces the protein MLISKVELENIKNYEEASFEFEPGVTAISGPNGAGKTTIIEAIAWTLFDQLPYKKEDFLRRGAKKGIARVTFVSSQDGRQYTVHRDTSTGYYIYDPITKLRLVEQKQQVAGWLKQHLGVDPTTDLRTLFTSTIGVPQGMFTVDFAEQPARRKVSFDRVLRVDEYQRSADDLRSLVKLIEGRDADLRERMARIEGEVSKLDELFAERARFESLAAQTRAELGAAQAGRERASRELERLGTLRQRIERLTAEIVGLRPQVEQLARRTAEVEAEVARSREARTVVESAAAGYASYNIAYSRLRELEPLALRRDEVRKAHAEADHQRIRLEATIQGQREKLAQIDLGKSELARLAPLVGEQEGLEARRAEIQTALGEMKALSRRLTVAENDLQKFRGEWRDVTQRIEEAEKLREVAERVPTLEQERRDTEAELREARVQHERLIERQKEMQRAQANLAKLAGELQTIDREIAAGLRAEELAAKLPRLEEEERTLITQAANLRARVEHDEEIVAQAKGGLCPLLAERCLNMKDGQGLDQFFKLQAGSEREQLSSADRKLKALHVELKEAKAALRSATALATQRVQRERYAQEQEIERKNAARLEREVGGAKINAQTIRQLDERLVRIEREMAAAREAKAKYDKLDLLRERLEALKAEGGEKREEVATLKQRLEQTDTLNHEAAAIETRLAALADPRGRSRLLAEAVAREDDLRLQLENFETQQAQNAAALRGLETELAEFANLDEDLANERARRAGSERDYRAYVEHQPVAELLEAREAELQQINEDLTARRARLTAMEGELSEVNVAYDESAHIETRARLESLIEQVATLGSQLVATEARLGELNGEIDKLIAAKKQLETLAGERQRCEQLHALADFMRDLLKKAGPFITEAHLQSISIEANQLYREITGNPMVTLRWDSGYEIVLEEDGHERPFASLSGGEQMAAALSVRLALLKELSDMRIAFFDEPTTNMDEERRRNLAQQIGRIRDFDQLFVISHDDTFEGFTDRVVAVKAS, from the coding sequence ATGCTGATCAGCAAAGTCGAGCTAGAGAACATCAAGAACTACGAGGAAGCGAGCTTCGAGTTCGAGCCGGGCGTCACAGCGATCAGCGGGCCGAACGGCGCCGGCAAGACGACGATTATCGAGGCCATCGCCTGGACCCTCTTCGATCAATTGCCCTACAAAAAAGAAGACTTCCTGCGGCGCGGCGCCAAGAAAGGAATCGCCCGCGTCACCTTTGTTTCGTCGCAGGACGGGCGCCAGTACACCGTGCATCGCGACACCTCGACGGGCTATTACATCTATGACCCCATCACCAAGCTGCGCCTGGTCGAGCAGAAGCAACAGGTGGCCGGCTGGCTCAAGCAACACCTCGGCGTTGACCCGACGACCGACTTGAGAACCCTGTTTACCTCGACCATCGGCGTGCCGCAAGGCATGTTCACAGTCGACTTCGCCGAGCAGCCGGCGCGCCGCAAAGTGAGCTTTGACCGTGTGCTGCGGGTTGATGAATACCAGCGCTCCGCGGACGACTTAAGATCGCTGGTCAAGCTGATCGAAGGGCGCGATGCCGACCTGCGCGAGCGCATGGCGCGCATCGAGGGCGAGGTTTCGAAGCTCGATGAGTTGTTCGCCGAACGTGCGCGCTTTGAGTCGCTCGCGGCGCAGACCAGGGCCGAGCTTGGGGCGGCGCAGGCAGGGCGGGAGCGGGCGAGCCGCGAGCTTGAGCGGCTGGGCACGCTGCGGCAACGAATCGAGCGTTTGACCGCGGAGATTGTCGGATTGCGACCGCAGGTTGAGCAACTGGCGCGGCGCACCGCTGAAGTCGAGGCCGAGGTGGCACGCTCACGCGAAGCGCGCACGGTCGTCGAATCGGCGGCGGCGGGCTATGCGTCCTATAACATCGCTTATTCGCGCTTGCGGGAGCTTGAGCCGCTGGCTCTGCGTCGCGACGAGGTGCGCAAGGCTCATGCGGAAGCCGACCATCAGCGCATACGGCTGGAAGCGACCATTCAAGGGCAGCGCGAGAAACTGGCGCAGATTGATCTCGGCAAGTCCGAGCTAGCGCGCCTCGCGCCGCTCGTCGGCGAGCAGGAAGGACTTGAAGCGCGGCGCGCAGAGATACAGACGGCGCTCGGCGAAATGAAGGCGCTCTCTCGCCGCTTGACCGTCGCTGAAAACGACTTGCAGAAGTTCCGCGGCGAATGGCGCGACGTTACTCAACGAATCGAGGAGGCCGAGAAACTGCGCGAAGTCGCCGAACGCGTCCCGACGCTTGAACAAGAACGGCGCGACACGGAGGCGGAGTTGCGCGAAGCGCGGGTGCAGCATGAACGACTGATCGAGCGGCAAAAAGAGATGCAGCGCGCGCAAGCAAATCTCGCCAAGCTGGCCGGCGAGCTACAAACGATTGACCGCGAGATCGCTGCCGGGTTGCGCGCTGAAGAACTCGCCGCCAAGCTGCCACGACTCGAAGAAGAAGAGCGAACGCTCATCACTCAAGCCGCTAACCTGCGGGCGCGCGTCGAACATGATGAAGAGATTGTCGCGCAGGCCAAAGGCGGCTTATGCCCGCTGCTGGCCGAACGCTGCTTGAACATGAAAGACGGCCAGGGGCTCGACCAGTTTTTCAAGTTGCAGGCCGGCAGCGAGCGCGAACAGCTATCGAGCGCCGACCGTAAGCTGAAGGCGTTGCATGTTGAGTTAAAAGAGGCGAAGGCGGCGTTGCGGTCGGCGACGGCGCTGGCCACGCAACGCGTTCAGCGCGAACGCTACGCGCAGGAGCAGGAGATAGAGCGCAAGAATGCGGCACGCCTTGAGCGCGAGGTTGGCGGCGCAAAGATCAACGCGCAGACCATCCGGCAGCTTGACGAGCGCCTCGTCCGAATCGAGCGCGAGATGGCGGCGGCGCGTGAAGCCAAGGCGAAATACGACAAGCTCGATCTATTGCGCGAACGGTTGGAAGCTTTGAAGGCCGAAGGCGGCGAAAAGCGCGAAGAGGTTGCGACGCTGAAGCAGCGACTTGAGCAAACGGACACTTTGAATCATGAAGCGGCGGCAATCGAAACGCGGCTCGCCGCATTGGCCGATCCGCGGGGCCGCTCGCGGCTGCTCGCCGAAGCCGTCGCCAGAGAGGATGACCTGCGGCTTCAGCTTGAAAATTTTGAAACGCAGCAAGCGCAAAACGCGGCGGCGTTGAGGGGGCTTGAGACTGAGCTTGCCGAGTTCGCCAACCTCGACGAAGACCTGGCAAACGAGCGGGCTCGGCGCGCGGGCTCTGAGAGAGATTACCGAGCTTATGTCGAGCATCAGCCGGTGGCCGAATTGTTAGAGGCGCGCGAGGCCGAGTTGCAGCAGATCAACGAAGACCTGACAGCCCGCCGCGCGCGCCTTACCGCAATGGAAGGCGAGTTGAGCGAAGTCAACGTGGCTTACGACGAATCGGCGCACATCGAGACCCGTGCGCGTCTCGAATCGCTGATCGAACAGGTCGCCACGCTCGGCTCACAGTTGGTCGCTACAGAGGCGCGTCTGGGCGAGCTCAATGGTGAAATTGATAAGCTGATCGCCGCCAAGAAGCAGCTCGAAACACTCGCCGGCGAGCGCCAACGTTGCGAGCAACTGCACGCGCTTGCCGATTTCATGCGCGACCTGCTCAAGAAGGCGGGCCCGTTCATCACTGAAGCGCACCTGCAATCGATCTCTATCGAAGCCAATCAACTCTACCGCGAAATCACCGGCAACCCGATGGTGACGCTGCGCTGGGATTCGGGCTATGAAATCGTTCTCGAAGAAGACGGCCACGAGCGTCCCTTCGCCAGCCTTTCGGGCGGCGAGCAGATGGCCGCGGCACTGTCGGTTCGGCTGGCGCTGTTGAAAGAGCTATCCGACATGCGCATCGCCTTCTTTGATGAGCCGACGACCAACATGGACGAAGAGCGGCGGCGCAACCTGGCGCAACAGATTGGCCGCATCCGCGATTTCGACCAGCTCTTCGTCATCAGCCACGACGATACCTTCGAAGGCTTCACCGACCGCGTTGTCGCGGTGAAAGCCAGCTGA
- a CDS encoding acyl-CoA dehydrogenase family protein, translated as MDFSIPQEYLDFKAAVYQFASERLQPRAQELDARGEFSWENWRDMAGMGLLGLPFPERYGGSEASPLATCLAMEAVAAAGVDAGTPLAWGAHTILCGVPIWLLGNAAQKEKYLPKLCSGEWVGAFGLTEPGSGSDAAAMKTFAEKHGDRWYLNGSKMFITNAPIANLFVVFAATRKGAGNQGISAFIVERGAPGLTVGKDLPKMGNRTSVTAELSFDNCEVPEENLLGPQDMGFLAVGKETLEWERSCMIAPIIGGMQYMLECSTAYARERKQFGRPIAEFQAIQHKLVDMKIAVEGARLLVYRVAWLKQQGRRAMMEAAIAKLWATEAAIRVAYDAVQVFGGYGYIHDYPAERFYRDARLGTIGAGTSEVQKMVIARELIKQFTSGRAG; from the coding sequence ATGGATTTTTCGATTCCGCAGGAATATCTCGACTTCAAGGCGGCAGTCTATCAATTCGCCAGCGAGCGGCTACAACCGCGCGCCCAGGAGCTAGACGCCCGCGGCGAGTTTAGCTGGGAGAACTGGCGCGATATGGCCGGCATGGGATTGCTCGGCCTGCCCTTCCCCGAACGCTATGGCGGCAGCGAGGCGAGCCCGCTTGCCACCTGCCTGGCCATGGAAGCGGTCGCCGCCGCAGGCGTTGATGCCGGGACACCGCTCGCCTGGGGAGCCCATACGATCCTCTGTGGCGTCCCCATCTGGCTGCTTGGCAACGCCGCGCAAAAGGAAAAGTATCTGCCGAAGCTCTGTTCGGGTGAATGGGTCGGAGCCTTCGGGCTGACCGAGCCGGGCTCCGGTTCGGACGCCGCAGCGATGAAGACGTTTGCCGAGAAACACGGCGACCGATGGTACCTGAACGGCTCGAAGATGTTCATCACGAATGCGCCCATCGCCAACCTCTTCGTGGTCTTCGCGGCCACACGCAAAGGCGCCGGCAATCAGGGAATCTCTGCCTTCATCGTCGAACGCGGTGCGCCGGGGTTAACGGTCGGCAAGGATTTGCCGAAGATGGGCAACCGCACATCGGTAACGGCCGAGCTATCGTTCGACAATTGCGAGGTGCCGGAAGAGAACCTGCTCGGCCCGCAAGACATGGGCTTTCTCGCGGTCGGCAAAGAAACCCTCGAATGGGAGCGCAGTTGCATGATCGCGCCGATCATTGGCGGCATGCAGTACATGCTCGAATGCTCGACCGCCTATGCCCGTGAGCGCAAGCAATTCGGGCGACCGATTGCCGAGTTCCAGGCCATTCAACATAAGCTGGTTGACATGAAAATCGCTGTCGAAGGCGCGCGGCTGCTGGTCTACCGCGTCGCCTGGCTCAAACAGCAAGGCAGGCGGGCGATGATGGAAGCCGCCATCGCCAAGCTCTGGGCGACCGAGGCCGCGATTCGTGTGGCGTACGATGCCGTTCAGGTCTTTGGTGGCTACGGCTACATTCACGATTACCCGGCGGAGCGCTTCTATCGCGATGCGCGGCTCGGAACCATCGGCGCGGGAACAAGTGAAGTGCAAAAGATGGTCATCGCCAGGGAGTTAATCAAGCAGTTTACAAGCGGACGAGCCGGCTAG